The Streptomyces armeniacus genomic interval TCATCATGCCGGGCATCCGCGCGCCGCCGCCGTGGTCCGCGTGGCCGCCGCCGTGGTCCATGCCGGACATGGCGTCGTCCTCAGCGGGGACCTTCTCGTCCCACTGCTTCAGCCAGCCCGTCATGGTCCTGATCTCCGGGTCCTGGGCCTTCTTGATCTTCTTGGACAGCTCCTTGACCTGCCCGGAGGAGGCGCGGGTGGGGGCCAGGTCCGCCATCTGAACTGCCTGGCGGTGGTGCGGGATCATCTGGGTCGCGAAGTCCACGTCCGCCTGGTTGTGGTGCGCGGAGGCGGAGGCCGAGGCGGACTTACGGGCGTCCGGGCCGTCCGAGCCCGAGTCCGAGCCGGAGTCGCCGTCGGAGCCGCCGCAGGCGGACAGGGCGAGCAGCGCGGCGGTCGCTACGGCGGTGCTCGCGCCCGTACGGAGTGAACGGCCGCCGGGCAGGCGTCGGTTGAGGTTCATGGTCGCGGAACTCCTGTTACTGGTACGTGCGTGTACGGATCGAGGCATGACGGCACGCGGCGGCCGCGCGCCCGTGGCGGGACGCGCGGCCGCCGCGGGGCGCCTCTAGATCCGCAGGAGTTGGAGTTCCGCGAGAGTGGGCGGGGCGCGCCCGCCCACCGGGGCGTACGACTCGGGCGAGAGCGGCGGCGGTACGGGGAGGGCCGACGACCGTACGGACGGCGCCAGCGCGCCCGTGAGCGGCGGCGAGCCGGGTACGGTCGCGGACGCGCAGTGCTGGTCCGTGTGCCTGCCGTGCGGGGAGTGGCCCTGGCCGCCGTCGTGGCAGACGCGTTCGTGCCGGTCGCCGTGCGCGGCGGGCGCCGTACGGTGGCCCGCGCCGTCGCCTTCCGTACGGTGCGCGTCGTGCTCCGTACGGTGCGCGCCGCCCGAGCCGATGGCATCCGTACGGGGGTGAGTGCCGGGGTGTGTGCCGGCGCCCGTAGGGGCGTGTGCCGCCGCCGTATTCGGCAGCGCGGCGGCGGGCGACGGCGCCAGGCCGTGCATCCCGAGCAGCCCGGCGAGCAGCGCCAGTACGAGCCCGGCCTTCGCCCGCAGCTTCGGCTGCGGACGCAGATGCGCGTGGGGCTCGGGTCGGCTCACGCGTCGCATCGTAGACGAGCCGCCGTACGGGCCCCGCTCCCGCACCCCGGACGACACATCGTAAATATGACGCTCCCTGTCAACTAAGGCGCTGATACTCCACGGCAACGAGCACGGCAACGAGCACGGCAACGAGCACGGCAACGAGCGCGGGCGACCAGCGCGCCACGCGCACGCGACCCGCAGCGGCCCACGAAAAGGAGCACGGCGATGAACAGCACCCACCCACTGGCCCGGCAAGTACGGGGCCCCGTCCTGGCCCCCGCCGACGACGGCTACGCCGCCGAGACCGCCGCCTTCCAGGCCGGTCTGGAGCAGCGCCCGGACCTCGTCGTGGGCGCGCTGGACGCCGACGACGTACGGGCCGCGGTGCGGCACGCCGCCGCCCGGGGCATGCCCGTACGGGTGCAGGCGACCGGCCACGGTGTGCCCGCCGCGAGCGAGGGCGGGCTGCTGATCAACACCCGCCGCATGGACGGCGTACGCGTCGACCCGGCCGCCCGCACCGTACGGGTGCAGGCCGGCGCGCGCTGGGAGCAGGTCATCGCGGCGGCCGCGCCGCACGGGCTCGCGCCGCTGAACGGCAGCGCGCCGCACAGCGGCGTCGTCGGCTACACGCTGGGCGGCGGACTGGGCCTGCTGGCGCGGCAGTTCGGGTACGCGGCGGACCACGTGCGGGCCCTCGACCTGGTCACGGCGGACGGGGAGCCGCGGCACGTCACGGCGCGGGAGGAGCCGGAGCTGTTCTGGGCGCTGCGCGGCGGACGTTCCGGGTTCGGCGCGGTGACCGGTCTGGAGGTCGGTCTCGTGCCGGTCCCCCGGCTCTACGGCGGCACGCTGGCCTTCGACGGCGCGCTACTCGCCGACGTGCTGCGCGCGTACCGCGACTGGACGGCGGGCGGCCTGCCCGACGAGCTGACCTCGTCCGTGATGGCCATCGTCTACCCGGACATCCCGGCCCTCCCGGAGCCGCTGCGCGGGCGCCACGTCGTCCAGGTACGCGTCGCGTACACGGGGGACGCGGCCGAGGGCGAACGGCTGGTGGAGCCGCTGCGTACGGTCGGCCCGCGCATCACCGAGAAGCTCGGCGACATGCCGTACACCGAGAGCCCCACGATCCACGCCGACCCGACGGACCCGCACCCGTACACGGGCACGAACATGCTGCTGAGCGACCTCGACCTGGCGGCGGTGACGGAATTCGCCGAACAGGGCGGCCCCGGCGCGGAGTTCTTCAGCGTGGTGCAGCTGCAGCAGCTCGGGGGCGCGCTCGCGCGTCCGCCGCGGGACGGCAACGCGGTGGGGCACCGGGACGCGCGGTACTCGCTGAGCGTCCTGTCGGTGGCGGCGCAGCCGGAGGAGGCCGCGGCCCGCGCGTTCCACGGGCGGCTGGAGGAGCCGCTGAAGCCGTGGGCGGTCGGCCGGTTCCTGAACTTCCTGTTCGGGGCGGTCGACCCGGGCCGGCTGCGCGAGGCGTACGAGCCGGAGACGTGGCGGCGGCTGGAGGAGCTGCGGGAGGCGTACGACCCGTCGGGGCTGTTCCGTACGGAGGCGGCGACGGGCAGCTGACGCGTGCGGGAGGCGAACGGCAGGGCGGGCAGGGCGCGGTGAGGAGCCCTGCCCGCCGTCTGGGGGGTGTGACGCCGCCGGGCGGCCGGAACGGCCGGTGGTCAAGTGGCCGGGCGGCGGCGCTGGTTGGTGCCGCTCGTACGTGCTGTACGTGCCGTACGTGCGCCGTACACGTGCTGGTTGGTGCGGTGGCGCGGTGGCGCGGTGGCGCGGTGGTGCCGTGATGCCTTGATGCCGGGCGCCGGCAGTGGTGTGCCGCCGGCGCTGCGACCCGTTACGGGGCCGGCCGTGGGGGAACCGGCCCCGTAACGGTGGCCGCTAGTCGGAGGTGCTCACGCGGACGTAGTCCACGACGAGTTCCTGCGGGAACTGCGTGCTGTCGTCGGGGTCGCCGGGCCAGTAGCCGCCGACCGCCAGGTTGAGGATGAGGAAGAACTCCTTGTTGAACACCCAGTTCTTGCCGCCGAGGTCGGCCGGCGTACGTGTCTGGTAGACGTTCCCGTCCACCGACCACGTGACCTTGTCCGGTGCCCAGTCGATGGCGAAGGTGTGGAAGTCGTCGGCGAACTCCTCGCCGTTCGGCAGCGAGTACGAGGCGCCGATCGCGGCGTCGCCCGAGTAGTCGGGGCCGTGCAGCGTGCCGTGCACGGTGCCGGGCTCCTTGCCGACGTTCTCCATGACGTCGATCTCGCCGCAGTTGGGCCAGCCGACGTCACCCATGTCGTTGCCGAGCATCCAGAACGCGGGCCACATGCCCTGGCCCCGCGGCACCTTCATGCGGGCCTCGACGTGCCCGTACTGCTGGGTGAACTTGCCGGAGGTGTTCAGCCGTGCCGAGGTGTACTCGCAGGGGCCGTACCAGCACTGGTAGTTGCCCGGGTTCTCCTTGCGGGCGGTGATCACCAGGTTGCCGTTGCCGTCGAGCGCGGCGTTGTCGCTCCCGCCGGTGTACCACTGGCGTTCGTGGTTGTTGACGTTGTCGCCGGTCTCGATCTGCCACTTGCTGCCGTCGACCGCCGATCCCGCGGCGCCGTCGAAGTTGTCCTCGAAGGTGACGGCCTTGGTGCCGGCCTTGGCATCAGCCTTGGCCTGGGCGGAGCTCGGGGCGGCGGGCTTGTCCTCGGAGGCCATGCCGGTGTTCACGGTCGTCCAGCTCAGGACCGCCGCCATGCCGACGGCCAGGGCCGCGGTCGTACGAGGGCGTCGTCTCGCGTGGTTCAGCTGCCTTTGGAAGATGGAACTCACCTCGTCTGCGCTGTGGGGGGAACGCTGTTGTGAGTGACAAGGGTGAGGCCCTCGTGCCGGGCAGCGGGCCGGTAGGCATGCCGCTGGCCGGCCCGACAACGGGCTCGCCGCAGGTCCATACTTTTCTCGGTCCGTGAGTTAACTCTCTTGATGAGGTCCCGTCAAGATGCGTGTCATCACGTCAACTCTTGAATAAGAGCGCTCTCAGGAAGAAACGTGCCGCCAAACGGGCTACCCCGCTGATCCGCCCGGGTGACCCCCGGGCGGCACGGGTCGTTGGTCAGGTCATGGCAGTAATGGTGAAGCACTGGACGACTGCCGACGGTCGGGAAGAAACGGTTCCGTGCCCGCCGGTGAGCTCGCTGGGAACACCCATCTACGAGGCCCTGCTGCGCGAGTGGTCGCGCGAGGGCCGCACCGTACCGGGGGAGGACGACCCCGCGCGTGCGTACGCGTCCGGGCGCCCCCGCTCGTACGCGACCGGGCCCGGCCCCTCGTACGAGCCCCCGCCCCCGCCGCCGACGGCGCGGCCGATGTCGTACGAGGGGGGCAGGCGTACGGACTCCGGGCGGTACGAGTCCGCGTACGACTCCCCGCACCCGTACGACATGGACCCGCCGCGTCCGCTGGCCCCCCAGGCCGTCCCGGCCCCCCAGGCCTCCCGGGCTCCGCAGACCGTGACCGCCTCGGCCGACCGGACCGACCGGCACGACCGGACCGACCCGCACGCACGGCCCGCGTCGGTCGTGTCCGTCGCCTCGACCGGGCCGGTCACCTCGCCGGGGTCGGTCGGGCAGGTCACCTCGGTCACCGTGGCCGCCCCCGCGGGGGACGGCGGTGCGGCGGCACCGGACGACGAGCCGGTGTGGCAGCGCGTCGGCACCCTGTGAGTACGCGCGCCCACCCGCGTCCGGAGCAGCGTCCCGGCTGCTCGGGTCGCCGTCGTGGGCGTGAGCCGTCAGATTGGGACGGTGAAGGAGTATCCGGGCAGCGAAGACGCCTCCCCTGCCGTCAACGGCGCCGACCAGGCCCGTCGTACCCTTCCGCACCCGTACGCGCGCTGGATTCCGGCCGCGCTGATCGCCGCCGGCGTGATCGTCGACCTGTCGCTGCCGCCGGACTACACGCCCACCGCCCTGTTCGCCGCCGCCCCGCTGGTCGCCGCTCCGCTGCTGTCCGCGGTGGGCACGGCCGCCTGCGGCATCGCCGCGCTGGCCTCCCTGCTCCTGGTGCTGTACTTCGTCGGCGGGCCCACCTGGGGCGACGAGGTGATGACGGTGGCGACCATGGCCACCGTGGTCGTCCTCGCCATCGGCATCAACCGCCTCGTCCGCCGCAGCAACCGGCAGCTGGCCTCCGCCCGCGGCATCGCCGAGGCCGCCCAGCTCGCCGTGCTGCCCGTGCCTCCGGCGCGTATCGGCGGCCTCGACATCGCCGCGCGCTACGAGGCGGCGCAGTCCGACGCCCGTATCGGCGGCGACCTCTACGCGGTGCAGGAGACGCCGTACGGCGTGCGGCTCATCGTCGGCGACGTACGCGGCAAGGGCCTCGGGTCGGTGGAGGCCGTCGCGATCGTCATCGGTGCGTTCCGCGAGTCCGCCGAGGAGGAGCCGACCCTGGAGGGCGTCGCGCTCCGGCTGGAGCGGGCGCTGCAACGGGAGGGCGGCAGGCGCCGCGGGCTGGACCAGTTCGAGGGGTTCACCACCGCCGCGCTCGCCGAGGTGCCGGCCGCGGATCCGGGGCGGCTGCGGATCGTCAACCGCGGCCACCCCGCGCCGCTTCTCTTCTTCGAGGGCACCCCGCGTTATCTGGAGCCGTCCGTGTCCGCGCTGCCGCTCGGCATGAGCGAGCTCGGCTGGTGGCCGGACCGCGCGTACGAGGCGTACCTGCCGCCCGGCGCCCAACTCCTCCTCTACACCGACGGGCTGTCCGAGTCCCGCGACCAGCACGGCACGTTCTACGACCCGGTCAGGCGGCTGTCCGGGCACCGCTTCACGGGTCCGGAGGCGCTGCTGGACACGCTCGTCGCGGACGTACGGAAGCACGCGGGCGGCGGGAACACGGACGACATGGCGCTGCTGGCGCTGGGGCGGCGCTCGGACGGGGCGCGGGAGGCGAAGCCGCCGGGGGCGCGGCCGCCGGGGGTGTGGGGC includes:
- a CDS encoding FAD-binding oxidoreductase, with protein sequence MNSTHPLARQVRGPVLAPADDGYAAETAAFQAGLEQRPDLVVGALDADDVRAAVRHAAARGMPVRVQATGHGVPAASEGGLLINTRRMDGVRVDPAARTVRVQAGARWEQVIAAAAPHGLAPLNGSAPHSGVVGYTLGGGLGLLARQFGYAADHVRALDLVTADGEPRHVTAREEPELFWALRGGRSGFGAVTGLEVGLVPVPRLYGGTLAFDGALLADVLRAYRDWTAGGLPDELTSSVMAIVYPDIPALPEPLRGRHVVQVRVAYTGDAAEGERLVEPLRTVGPRITEKLGDMPYTESPTIHADPTDPHPYTGTNMLLSDLDLAAVTEFAEQGGPGAEFFSVVQLQQLGGALARPPRDGNAVGHRDARYSLSVLSVAAQPEEAAARAFHGRLEEPLKPWAVGRFLNFLFGAVDPGRLREAYEPETWRRLEELREAYDPSGLFRTEAATGS
- a CDS encoding DUF6153 family protein; protein product: MSRPEPHAHLRPQPKLRAKAGLVLALLAGLLGMHGLAPSPAAALPNTAAAHAPTGAGTHPGTHPRTDAIGSGGAHRTEHDAHRTEGDGAGHRTAPAAHGDRHERVCHDGGQGHSPHGRHTDQHCASATVPGSPPLTGALAPSVRSSALPVPPPLSPESYAPVGGRAPPTLAELQLLRI
- a CDS encoding glycoside hydrolase family 16 protein — protein: MSSIFQRQLNHARRRPRTTAALAVGMAAVLSWTTVNTGMASEDKPAAPSSAQAKADAKAGTKAVTFEDNFDGAAGSAVDGSKWQIETGDNVNNHERQWYTGGSDNAALDGNGNLVITARKENPGNYQCWYGPCEYTSARLNTSGKFTQQYGHVEARMKVPRGQGMWPAFWMLGNDMGDVGWPNCGEIDVMENVGKEPGTVHGTLHGPDYSGDAAIGASYSLPNGEEFADDFHTFAIDWAPDKVTWSVDGNVYQTRTPADLGGKNWVFNKEFFLILNLAVGGYWPGDPDDSTQFPQELVVDYVRVSTSD
- a CDS encoding DUF305 domain-containing protein; protein product: MNLNRRLPGGRSLRTGASTAVATAALLALSACGGSDGDSGSDSGSDGPDARKSASASASAHHNQADVDFATQMIPHHRQAVQMADLAPTRASSGQVKELSKKIKKAQDPEIRTMTGWLKQWDEKVPAEDDAMSGMDHGGGHADHGGGARMPGMMSGKQLDGLKKSKGRDFDTAFLKLMIEHHKGAVTMAETEQRDGTYGPAKRLADAVITAQTKEITEMNGLLGKG
- a CDS encoding PP2C family protein-serine/threonine phosphatase; this translates as MKEYPGSEDASPAVNGADQARRTLPHPYARWIPAALIAAGVIVDLSLPPDYTPTALFAAAPLVAAPLLSAVGTAACGIAALASLLLVLYFVGGPTWGDEVMTVATMATVVVLAIGINRLVRRSNRQLASARGIAEAAQLAVLPVPPARIGGLDIAARYEAAQSDARIGGDLYAVQETPYGVRLIVGDVRGKGLGSVEAVAIVIGAFRESAEEEPTLEGVALRLERALQREGGRRRGLDQFEGFTTAALAEVPAADPGRLRIVNRGHPAPLLFFEGTPRYLEPSVSALPLGMSELGWWPDRAYEAYLPPGAQLLLYTDGLSESRDQHGTFYDPVRRLSGHRFTGPEALLDTLVADVRKHAGGGNTDDMALLALGRRSDGAREAKPPGARPPGVWGGPEHGPNGR